From Brassica oleracea var. oleracea cultivar TO1000 chromosome C3, BOL, whole genome shotgun sequence, a single genomic window includes:
- the LOC106330754 gene encoding uncharacterized protein LOC106330754, which yields MYSVRSSFSPSDEIGSKGPKLFLFFRSPYIAFFTAGLRISSLLFRQKISPPSQDFCLHRSPSSLPPPLMVEELNEWYLCLPSFDVTLTVHHHSTEGGGCRKSLMLEDA from the exons ATGTATTCTGTCA GATCAAGCTTTTCACCGTCGGATGAGATTGGATCCAAGGGACCAAAGTTATTCCTTTTCTTCAGATCTCCATACATAGCTTTCTTCACTGCTGGCCTCCGCATCTCCTCTCTTCTCTTTCGTCAGAAGATCTCTCCACCCTCGCAAGATTTCTGCCTTCATCGCTCTCCATCTTCTCTACCACCTCCGTTAATG GTTGAAGAATTGAATGAGTGGTATCTCTGTCTTCCATCATTTGATGTCACGCTCACCGTTCACCACCACTCCACG GAGGGTGGAGGATGCAGAAAAAGCTTGATGCTGGAGGATGCATAA